The Lolium rigidum isolate FL_2022 chromosome 1, APGP_CSIRO_Lrig_0.1, whole genome shotgun sequence region CCAGGTCTCCCATCACCAACCAAGGAATAGAATTGTGTTGATGGATTGTACGTAAACGGTCCCAAGTCTTATATTTATCACTCCAACGAAATTCACCATACATTCATGTAAACCTCCAGatatttgtttcattttcctctacCTGGACTTCAATATACTTTGGTTGTGCACATATTTGGTAAACTTTAATTTCACTTTTCCAGAACAAAGCTTCCTCCTTGCTGATCGTCACTAGGTTGAACAATCTTGAAATCCATCTGAATTCTTCTTCTCAGACATTCTGCCGGATAGATATCTAAGTGAGTCTCTGACAGAAAAACTACATCAGGATTATAGCGCCTCAAGACATCTAGAAGCGCACGAACTGCCGCAACATTTCCCAGGCCACGACAGTTgcaagataagagttcatcgcgaCCGGACGGAGTCCTCTCGGGACTCCGCCGATCCTATTGAAGTGGAGTCAGCTCCATCCTTCTTTGTTCTTTTGTTGCGGTCTTTCACATTTTCAATCTCCGCTAAGCCCTCTGATGTTTTATCATCGGTCACCATTGCAGTGGGTCCATTGACATCTTTGGCATTACCATGGTCCTTCTCGTGCTCGTTCTCCTGCCCCATCTCAAGAGACCTTTTTGCTAGCGGGTTAGTGATATCCTTTTTATCAATTTCCATATTCTGTCCTTTCCCAGGGCTAGAAGCAGTGTCACGAAGGTCAGGGTCTGAATTATTCCTGCTCTTCGAGTCAAGAGCATTATGTCCCAGGGAACAAGAGCACTACCACGTCCCATGGTGTTTCTACCTCGTGCACCATCCCAACCACGGCCAGAGCGACCAACACCACGTCCACCTCCACGACCCGCGCCAAAACCTCGGCCATGCCAAGTTTCCCAATCTGCTTTCAGAAAACCCCCCACTTTAGCTTAGCCTCCTCATGTTCTCCTGATCCACACTCTAGATGCGAGTGCCCAAAGGAACCACATGCCTCGCAGAATCTGGGAACTTTCTCATACTGAATATGGTAATACTCTCTTTGTTTGTCTCGAGATATAGTCACCACATGAGCCAACTTTTTCCTCACATCCAACTTAACTCTTCCCATGCCATTGACAGTTCCACCTTAGCAACTTTCCCTACGTTCTTTTCAGTAAGATTTTTGATCAAAGCTTCCTTTCTATAAACATGCAGCTTATGAATTTGTATCCATGTCTCAAAGTAGTTTAAACCAAACAAATCGGGGGATGTCAAACCATCATATTCCTCAATACAGAAAACCTTCTGTCTAAATAGCAAAGTGCATCTTTATACAtcgtccttagagcatctctaacagagctcgTAAAATACGTCGGAACCGTATTTTTCAggccgatttacgggttcgggtcaAAAGTGGAGCGGAACAGAGACCGAACTCGCTGTCCGGTCCGAAAAACATTTTCAGGGGCCCGAATTTTTGTAAACTCGACCCCTACTAATACAGACCGAAGGGCGGTTTACAGGTCCAAAACTGAACGGATTTCTCACCACTCCTGTAGCGCCGCCGCCCGTACAACCGCCTCCAGCCGCCAATTTTGGCTGATTTCCTAAAATTGTGCGACCACATCTAAACTCATGGCTACAGACGGGGCGCGCGGCGGGCTGGCACAGCAAGACATGGCCATGGCGCGGCATCAAGTAGGCGCGCAGCGGCACGGCGGCAAGCAAGCGTGCAGCGGCGCAACCAATCATTAGCAGCTAGCAGCTAGCATCTGCGTGCGCGCGCCCAAGCAGTAGCAATGCGCAACAGGGGCTAGGCATTAGCATGCGCACGCGGCCAAGCAGCAGCAATCGCGGCCGCGTCCGGCCGTGTCGCTCAGACCTGCGCCCCAGCTTGGTTCTTCAATTCCCTATATGCGACCGTCCTCGCCTAACCTCCAAGCTCGCGGCTGCAGCCAGGGGCGCGGTCGCCGGCCCGCGCGGGGAGATCTAGGCAGTGGTATGGACAGTTCttgtgaagaagaagatgattttTTGAATATTCTATTTTCAGTTTTTGGTTTAGAGCATCTATTCTGCGCTAGTCGTTTTGCGATCCGTAAACACATTTTCGAAAAActaaactcgagtttttcggtttGCACTTTTACGGGCTCCTAGAGCAAAAGCCCCACAATCGAGAATGTTGCGGGGTAGCTATCACAGCACAGCACAGCCCAGACCACGCAACTCCAAAGAATCTCTCTTCCCCCACTAGGCCCGTTTGGCCCAGTTACGACCTCCAAAACCCTAATCCTCGCAGCGGACGGCCACGAAAGCCCGAGCGTACCCCCGCCTCGCATCCAACGCTCCGTAAGTTTCCCGTCTCGTCGAACTCACCCTTATAAAGGCGCCGCCTGCCTTCTCAACAGCTTCTCCCCCGCCTCCGTCTGCCCCATCGCCGTCGCCCCGTGGACCTCAACCAGCCGCCGGCGAAATGGTACGCGCCTTCTCCCCATCACCCGTCGATTCCATGCGTTGAGCTACTTCACTTGGATCCTTGCTGCCATGGTGCTAGATGTAGCCACTAACAATCGCGTACTGATCTCGAATCTTGCAGGCCCCGAAGCGTGGTGGCAAGGCGCCGGTCCCGGCGAAGAAGAAGACGGTGCGGCTACGCTCCATGACACCTACTTGTCCCTTCCGTTCGATTCGTTCTGTTCTTGGTGCGATTCGTTGATATTTTCGTTGGCGGTACAGGCTCAGGTGACGAACCCTCTGTTCGAGAAGAGGCCGAAGCAGTTCGGCATCGGCGGCGCGCTCCCGCCCAAGAAGGACCTCCACCGCTTCGTCAAGTGGCCCAAGGTTGTGCGCATCCAGCGCCAGCGCCGCATCCTCAAGCAGCGCCTCAAGGTTCCCCCGGCGCTACACCAGTTCACCCGCACCCTCGACAAGAACCTTGGTATACATCTTGACCGTGCCGCTGATTATGATAGGTTTTGCTGTTAGGTCCATGCGAATCCCTTACTGGCGCAGTAGGACTAGGATAGGATAGCCAATAGACACAATGCATTCGCGTAAAATTTTGATACTGTATTAGAGTTATCTCTCATTCACCTTAATGTTATCGGGTCTCGTATAAGTATGTTGTGCTCATGAGAACCTACTTAAGTACTCGAGCCTACGTAGTCACTAACATATTGTATGCCTTGTAGCATCATTAAACGTGAAGTGACATTCCTTGTCTGGGTTAGGATTTTATCCTTTATTGTCTGGAGGGCAGGTGCTGGGATGAATGTTGTAGGCTGTATGTAGGACAAGTAGTGGTGCAGAAGCATTAATCAGATTGAGTTtaggcaaatggaagaatgatatATACCGTGGGTTGTAGGCTTAATACCTGTTCATCTGGATTACGATAGGACTTACAAACAATGCTTATATCTTTTATTGATCCCTACTAGGGTGATATGCATTATGTTTATCATTGCACTCTAGTAAAGTGCCATAGAGGTTTTTGTCATTATTATCTCTTGTATTCAAATCGTTTAAACTTCATCTTAATTCTTGGGAAGTAAACTGAACTGCGTTAAGCTATAGTATTTCCTTGTCGCCATTGTTTGACTGCCGAATGGCTATTCTACCAAATGTTTTGAATTTGAAGTACCCTGAGTTTGTTTACTCTCTATGGGCCTGTAAATGTGAGGTCGCCCTGACACCTTTTGATTACATGTTGTTTGTGCCGAGAACTTATGTAGATGATATTGTGGCATTGATTTTATCGTAAAAAATGAGTGGAATTGTTTGTTTGTTCTGTGAAGATGTTCTATGAGGTGCTTCCTTTTAGTCCTTAATCCTACTGCTTTTGTTAACCTGCCTTCGGTCAAACTTATGTTTCAGCAACAAACTTGTTCAAGATGCTACTTAAGTACCGCCCTGAAGACAAAGCTGCCAAGAAGGAGAGGCTTCTAAAGAGAGCCCAGGCTGAAGCTGAAGGGAAAACTGTCGAGGCCAAGAAGCCAATAGTCGTGAAGTATGGCCTCAACCATGTTACCTACCTAATTGAGCAGGTATGAGCCCTCCTTTCCTGTGCCATTTACATTGGCAGGCAACGGAGATACTCTTCTCCAGGCATCAGACTGAACTTGGTTTATAATTGAAGTTTGTATGCCTTCTTGCAGAGCAAGGCCCAGCTGGTTGTCATAGCTCATGATGTTGACCCCATTGAGCTGGTTGTGTGGCTCCCAGCCCTTTGCAGGAAAATGGAGGTTCCTTACTGCATTGTTAAGGGGAAATCTCGCCTTGGATCGGTAATATTTCTGTTGCTGCTACATGTGCTATAAAGTTTGTTTGGCCAGCGCCATAGTTCTAATGATCACTCCATATGCAGATTGTTCACAAGAAGACTGCCTCTGTTCTGTGCCTGACCACAGTGAAGAATGAGGATAAACTTGAGTTCAGCAAGGTCCTTGAGGCTATCAAGGTTTGTGTTGCTATCATTTCTATTGTTTCTCGTTTCCATCTTTTCTGCTTATTCCTGAACTAACTGTTATTGAACAATCTCCAGGCAAACTTCAACGACAAATTTGACGAGGTGAGGAAGAAGTGGGGCGGTGGTGTCATGGGCTCCAAGTCGCAGGCCAAAACCAAGGCCAGGGAAAGGCTGATCGCAAAGGAGGCTGCACAGCGGTTGACCTAAGTTTAGCCCTTGAACCATATCTATCGCTCATCCTTGAGGTAGTGTGCAAGCATACTGGGGCTGTTTGGATCTGGTTTTGAAAGTCATTTTTGTTTGTCAGAGACATCTTGGAAAGAACAGTGTAAGAATGAAGTATTTTTGTTTAATGCCAGTTAGTAACCATGATCAAGATATCCCTTTTATGTGATTTTTATCATCTTCCGGTTGTTAGCCAATCTCTGGCTCGGCAAGAAGTTGCCTTGAACTTTGTTTATGGTTAACAGTTCTATTGCAAAACAAATGCACATCTGCACCATGAAGCACACCTGTCATTGCCAACTTTCAGGACGTTGAACCCCTTGTAAAACCGGACAAAGATGTTTCTAAATCTAATACTCGATTTGTAGTCTTGAATTATTAGTCTCATTGACACGAATTTCTTCAGTTGCACATTCGACATTTCTCTACATGTACAATCCTTCAGGATTATGATCTGACGAGACTGAATTCCTTGAAGGGGGCCTTTGAGCTGGATGTTTGACGAATGACTACGCTGTTGCCTTCCCCTTTCCTGTTTGCCCCCGATGGCACTGAAGGTACTGACGGTGGCATGGAAGACAGACACCTTACACCTACTATGGCTAACAGCAACTTCAGCCGGTCCCGCAGCTGCAGCTGCATCCACTGCTGCCGATTTCATCTCCTCGCATTATGTCACCAAGAAGCTCCCGCACCCTGACAACTGGCCCATGGCGTCATGGGATACCTCGAGGACGGCGGTGGCGCGACGACCTTGCATCCACACCTCATTTTGCTCTATTGTAACAAGGACTAGTTATCTACTCCATTCGACTAGTTCCAAGTTCGAGTCCTAGGCAAGGTTTGCTTGGATTTATTACAAGTTCGCTTGGATTAAAGGGTTTCTTAGCCTTGGACGATGCTGCAGCCTAGAGACACGAGCACGGCACACACCTCGGAGAGTAGACCCTGCCGGTCGGTGATGGCGAGCTCAACCGAGATTATTGGCTCCTCTGTCGCGGCGTCACTGCTTCTAGGACCCCACAAGGTGGCTGTCCTCCGACTCTAGGCTGGGCAAGTCCACACATAATCAGGGCCCTGTGGCAAGACAGCAAAAGAGACCCTTCTTGATAAAAAGAAATTTAAAGTATGGTATTTCGAAAGCAATCTAATACAATTAGGTAGATGGATGATCATTGAACCATAAATAATTTGCATAGGCACTGCGAACTAAAATATTTCATTATTTTGCAACAATCAAGATAACTGCATGAAGATAGTATGGAAACAATATTGTTCTCTAAAAGAGGAAAATGCATAGTTCTTGATCATGGCCCAAGAAATTGCTTTTCTAAGTGTGACAACGAGACCGTCATTTTCGTCAGCAAACAAATAACCTTGTCAAAACTGATGGCTACTCAAAGATTTTATTTGTTACCATGGTATATGATGTTAATGCATGAAAATGCGCTAAGCACGAACTTAAATTTGTGTCCATCCTCCCCAATCTGCTATGTTCTCACTCCATGTCTTGACCCTAATAAAACTtctccaaagcttcatgcatagGGCACAATAAAACAACTTTAGTCAGTGCCCGAGAGCAGAGCTACTTAACACCAAATCAAATTGATGAACGCCGTTACGGGATTATGATGTACCATACCAGACCCCTGGTTAGTTGATTGGATCATGGGAAGGGTAGAAAATTGAGAATGAGAAGAGAGCTCCTTAGGGTCATTTTTACTTGGGTCATTTTTTCTCTCTCTCGCTTTTTGGACGTAAGGAAGAAATAGTACTGGGCTGGGGGCCCATGGCAGGCGCCCCATTGCCCCGGCCTATGGGCCGGCTTCAGGCGACCAAAACCAGCTAGCTTTGTAATCCATGCAGCTCAGGCTAATCAGCAGTCCCCACATCCATAAGAGGCACTAAAATTCGGTCACACGCCATTACTCTCTGGTCTCTGGATGCAGTCGATGATTCCCTCTGTGCACCAACTTCCCCTGTCCCGATCGGTAGTTCCACGATCGTACTGCTAGCTTGCAGGACAATGGATCGAATCGTGTGCTACGTCGATGCATGATATCTGAATTCCAATGTGCACTCTGCCGAGGAACGTCAACAGGACAAATTTCGCCTGAATCGTTGCTCGATTCAGCATCCAAATTATGCTACGAGTAGCTGTGAGCAGAGATAATCGGCTTTCATCACGCATTCCAGAGCAACTCCGTTGGGTGGATCCCGGGAACTAGGGTGGCAGAGCGGCGCGTCCCCATGTCCCGCAAAACCAATTTTTCTTCTAtgccttcctttttttttttttttttggatctacTACTTTTTAGGCATGGCTAGTTCAATTGCTACAGTAAGTTATCCTGCATACATAACCCTACTGGAAACAAAGAAAAGTCAAAGCGATCGTCGACGTCGCATGCTTGCATCGGCTCAACTCAGCGTGCCAGACTGATTGCCGTGTGGGTGTATATTAGTCCGGATTAGCGTGAGCAGCTTCAGCCGATGCAATGGGGGACAAATGGGCTAAAAAGGCCAACACAAGCCTATTTTGTCCAAATCTGGGGGACAAATGTCTTTTTGTTAGTACTTTCTTTGTTAATGGGTTGGGGGCCGGTGCCCCCCCCCGCCCCCCCAAAGACTTTGCCATAGCTATGGCACTGAGTGTGAGCACATCGCGTCATGCATGCTTCATGCCTGCCATGTCACTGAGATTACCCGTACTCATGCACCTCCATAGATCAGTAGAGGATGGTTGAAATGTTCGCCCTGCAAACGGAAGGCACCTTGTCACACCCATAAATTCAACCTTTCATATTGTATTTCTCATAATCTTTTTTCTTCTTAATCTCATGGGTATTTAGAGCATATCCAGTCACGCCCTCAAAGGGTTTGGGGGAGTGTCGGA contains the following coding sequences:
- the LOC124678851 gene encoding 60S ribosomal protein L7a-2; protein product: MAPKRGGKAPVPAKKKTAQVTNPLFEKRPKQFGIGGALPPKKDLHRFVKWPKVVRIQRQRRILKQRLKVPPALHQFTRTLDKNLATNLFKMLLKYRPEDKAAKKERLLKRAQAEAEGKTVEAKKPIVVKYGLNHVTYLIEQSKAQLVVIAHDVDPIELVVWLPALCRKMEVPYCIVKGKSRLGSIVHKKTASVLCLTTVKNEDKLEFSKVLEAIKANFNDKFDEVRKKWGGGVMGSKSQAKTKARERLIAKEAAQRLT